A window of the Syntrophothermus lipocalidus DSM 12680 genome harbors these coding sequences:
- the xerD gene encoding site-specific tyrosine recombinase XerD has product MEEYLGLFIGYLNFERGLSENTLQAYRRDIGSFLVYCEKERGISDISQVKRHDVVDFLGWLLKGGRAYSSLARTLSALKSFFRFMQKERYILTNPTDNIESPQVVRRLPRVLSVSEVEKLLEQPNPVTVRGIRDRAMLELMYATGLRVSELLALQLEDINLVAGFVRCLGKGRKERIVPVNKTSVFWVERYISRSRNHLVKSSLERTLFVNAKGKKLSRQGFWKILNGYARQAGIEKEIHPHTLRHSFATHLLENGADLRAVQEMLGHADISTTQIYTHLTKSRLREVYEKSHPRA; this is encoded by the coding sequence ATGGAGGAATACTTAGGGCTGTTCATAGGATACCTTAATTTTGAGCGGGGCTTGTCGGAAAATACTCTGCAAGCCTATCGACGCGATATCGGAAGCTTTCTGGTTTACTGCGAAAAGGAGCGCGGTATTTCCGATATTAGTCAGGTTAAGCGGCACGACGTGGTAGATTTTCTCGGATGGCTGCTCAAGGGCGGTAGGGCTTACTCTAGCCTGGCCCGAACCTTATCGGCTCTGAAATCGTTTTTTCGTTTTATGCAGAAGGAGAGGTACATTTTGACCAACCCCACCGATAACATCGAGAGCCCGCAAGTGGTTCGCCGCCTGCCCAGGGTTCTTTCTGTCTCTGAGGTGGAAAAGCTTCTGGAGCAGCCTAATCCGGTGACCGTTCGCGGTATAAGAGACAGGGCCATGCTGGAGCTCATGTATGCCACAGGGCTCAGGGTGTCGGAACTGCTGGCCTTGCAATTAGAGGATATTAACCTGGTTGCCGGCTTCGTACGCTGTTTAGGTAAAGGTCGAAAGGAACGTATCGTTCCTGTAAACAAGACTTCGGTCTTTTGGGTGGAGAGGTACATATCCAGGTCCCGGAATCACCTGGTCAAGAGTTCTTTAGAAAGGACGCTCTTCGTCAACGCCAAGGGGAAAAAACTTAGCCGGCAAGGGTTCTGGAAGATACTGAACGGTTACGCGCGACAGGCGGGGATAGAAAAAGAGATTCATCCTCACACGCTCCGCCATTCTTTCGCTACCCATCTCTTGGAAAATGGAGCAGACCTGAGAGCTGTTCAGGAAATGTTAGGACATGCAGATATCAGTACAACCCAGATCTATACCCATTTGACCAAGAGCCGGTTGAGGGAAGTATACGAGAAGAGCCACCCGCGGGCATAA
- a CDS encoding sigma-54 interaction domain-containing protein has protein sequence MKAERPSLPQGLSVDNLTPAAVINRNGIIEWSNSSVDVPCLPVGRNISDVVPDLPTDDILGANAQVKVHIDGVEYLLTSYPDIDQQTTVVLLENIDVLKARLSFYIDHYEILQGLLDSPYEGYAYVDEHGVIRYVNNTLAKYFNLSVDQIVGLNHKDFPLDENLDQVLKTREIKPLGVVTGVGNKRAIGSIRPVYRNGRFAGALGRYFSIDIKDITKFGGEYLNLVASMELREIIADIDAIMMQLHSYREEFQRRHAARFSVDNIVGKSFMMQDLKRKVLKISKSPSSVLIMGESGTGKELFAQAIHFHSDRSSHPLVMVNCAAIPESLLESELFGYVEGAFTGARKGGKLGKFELANQGTIFLDEIGDMPLSMQAKLLRVLQDRQIERVGGERPVPVDVRVISATNKDLATLVKEGSFRADLYYRLNVVTLHIPPLRERKEDLPDLVDYIISVMNTKLRRNVIGVTEEAMDLLMRHNWPGNVRELINVLEAAMNFCGGALIDVKDLPSFLQSYKDEPADIDKDATYLQARIDNAEKKELVSVLEQCHGNRKVAAEVLGVSKATLWRLMKKHGLL, from the coding sequence TTGAAAGCCGAGCGTCCAAGTCTCCCTCAGGGATTGAGTGTAGACAATCTGACTCCTGCAGCTGTCATAAATAGAAATGGAATCATAGAGTGGAGCAACAGCTCTGTCGATGTTCCTTGTCTCCCCGTCGGCAGGAATATAAGTGATGTTGTGCCTGACCTACCGACAGATGATATTCTTGGGGCGAATGCGCAGGTCAAGGTTCATATAGACGGGGTCGAGTACCTGCTTACCAGCTACCCGGATATTGATCAACAGACGACTGTCGTACTCTTGGAGAACATCGATGTCTTGAAGGCGCGCTTGAGTTTCTATATTGATCATTATGAGATATTGCAGGGTTTACTTGATAGTCCTTACGAAGGGTATGCGTATGTGGACGAGCACGGTGTGATTCGTTATGTGAATAATACCTTGGCTAAGTATTTCAACCTCAGTGTGGACCAGATAGTGGGACTCAACCACAAGGATTTTCCCCTGGATGAAAACCTTGATCAGGTGTTGAAGACGCGCGAGATCAAACCGTTAGGGGTAGTTACAGGGGTCGGCAACAAGCGAGCTATAGGTTCTATACGACCTGTGTACCGCAACGGGAGATTCGCCGGAGCATTGGGTCGATACTTTAGCATTGACATTAAGGATATTACCAAGTTTGGCGGGGAATACCTTAATTTGGTGGCAAGCATGGAACTCAGAGAGATTATCGCTGATATTGACGCGATTATGATGCAACTGCACTCATATAGAGAAGAATTCCAACGTCGACATGCAGCCCGCTTTAGCGTAGATAACATTGTGGGAAAAAGCTTCATGATGCAAGACCTGAAGAGAAAAGTACTGAAGATATCTAAGTCGCCGTCTTCGGTTTTAATAATGGGAGAGAGTGGAACGGGAAAAGAATTATTTGCCCAGGCGATTCATTTTCACAGTGACCGTTCATCTCATCCTTTGGTCATGGTCAACTGCGCTGCTATCCCTGAGAGCTTGCTAGAATCCGAGCTTTTTGGTTATGTTGAAGGTGCTTTTACAGGAGCTCGCAAAGGTGGGAAGCTGGGGAAATTTGAGCTTGCAAACCAAGGAACAATTTTCTTGGACGAAATCGGGGACATGCCCTTGTCTATGCAGGCTAAGCTTTTGCGAGTGCTTCAGGACCGGCAAATTGAACGGGTCGGAGGAGAACGTCCCGTCCCGGTAGATGTCAGAGTCATATCAGCAACTAACAAAGACCTAGCGACATTAGTTAAAGAAGGCTCTTTCCGCGCGGACCTGTATTACCGGCTCAACGTCGTTACCCTCCACATTCCACCGCTACGGGAGAGGAAAGAAGACCTACCGGACTTGGTAGACTATATCATCAGCGTTATGAATACTAAACTCCGCCGCAATGTGATAGGCGTCACCGAAGAGGCCATGGACTTGTTGATGCGCCATAACTGGCCGGGCAATGTTCGTGAACTGATTAACGTTCTGGAAGCAGCCATGAACTTTTGCGGAGGTGCCCTCATAGACGTCAAGGATTTGCCATCGTTTCTTCAATCGTATAAGGATGAACCCGCTGATATAGATAAAGATGCAACGTACCTCCAGGCAAGAATAGACAATGCAGAGAAAAAGGAATTGGTGTCGGTATTGGAGCAATGTCACGGCAACCGCAAGGTTGCGGCTGAGGTTTTGGGAGTATCGAAGGCCACGTTGTGGCGTCTGATGAAAAAACACGGGCTATTGTAA
- a CDS encoding DUF2889 domain-containing protein produces MAEHFNLVQNVIVNRLDDKTLLSQCSYLSSFQEASAWITANAADFVIRGAGLEVYRSTDEQPGYYGFPELAGLEAYLHSGSNIKNIIGRDQQLARELISECVKGIIQAEFFLYEERGYPTQQDYFDHWCAINDKTCYTFSHQDEVEGDWSQHATGVKRKCNLFNRSHVLNFEKGDNGGIVSGTFIDTYHEINILLRLDERNVVLDARAAHVRIPDKVCVSGAAGLPKLVGHSLAEMKKKEIIYLVGHRDGCIHLSELVYDACRLIRAAGANG; encoded by the coding sequence GTGGCTGAGCATTTCAATCTGGTTCAAAATGTGATTGTTAACCGGCTTGATGATAAAACGTTGCTATCCCAGTGTTCGTACTTAAGCAGTTTTCAAGAGGCATCAGCCTGGATAACAGCGAATGCGGCCGATTTTGTGATAAGGGGTGCTGGCCTCGAGGTATACCGCTCGACGGATGAGCAGCCAGGCTATTACGGGTTTCCAGAATTAGCTGGTTTAGAGGCCTACCTCCACAGCGGATCGAACATCAAAAACATTATTGGGCGTGATCAGCAACTTGCTCGGGAATTGATATCGGAGTGTGTTAAAGGAATAATTCAGGCCGAGTTTTTCTTATACGAAGAGCGTGGTTATCCGACTCAACAGGATTACTTCGATCACTGGTGTGCGATTAATGATAAGACCTGTTATACTTTCAGCCATCAAGATGAGGTCGAGGGCGACTGGTCTCAACACGCGACGGGGGTAAAACGCAAATGTAACCTATTTAATCGTAGCCACGTACTCAATTTCGAGAAAGGTGATAATGGAGGGATTGTCTCCGGGACATTTATAGACACGTATCACGAGATCAACATACTACTGCGGCTGGATGAAAGAAATGTAGTGTTGGACGCGAGGGCAGCACATGTCCGCATTCCCGACAAGGTTTGCGTTAGCGGGGCGGCTGGCTTACCGAAGTTAGTGGGACACAGCCTGGCAGAAATGAAGAAGAAAGAAATCATTTATCTCGTAGGGCACCGAGATGGGTGCATACATCTGTCAGAGCTGGTCTACGATGCGTGTCGACTGATAAGGGCCGCGGGTGCCAACGGGTAG
- a CDS encoding enoyl-CoA hydratase/isomerase family protein, whose translation MELKTMLYEKESGIGIITFNRPKVLNAISPDTLDELIYLMSEIESDDEVKCVIITGGSRAFAAGADIAYMAKVDPVECERVMAKFHQAFDSVANLSKPVIAAIAGLAFGGGCELALACDIRIAAEGTKLGFPEVNLGIFPAAGGTQRLTRLVGIGWAKDMIMTGDPIDAETAFKIGLVTRVVKPEDLMDEAKKLAMKLAAKAPITTRVAKQCLNNSISTDIASGLAFEQKAVAFLFSTEDAKEGLNAFIEKRKANFKGR comes from the coding sequence ATGGAACTCAAAACAATGTTGTACGAAAAAGAGTCCGGTATCGGAATTATCACTTTTAACCGTCCCAAGGTGCTGAATGCAATCAGCCCAGATACTCTGGATGAGCTTATATACTTGATGTCTGAGATTGAATCAGATGATGAAGTCAAATGTGTCATCATAACCGGCGGATCAAGAGCGTTCGCGGCTGGAGCTGACATAGCCTACATGGCAAAGGTTGACCCTGTAGAATGCGAAAGGGTTATGGCGAAGTTTCACCAAGCCTTTGATAGTGTTGCTAATCTAAGTAAGCCAGTTATCGCTGCGATAGCCGGGTTAGCCTTCGGTGGGGGCTGTGAGCTGGCTTTAGCATGCGACATCCGCATAGCGGCTGAAGGAACAAAACTGGGATTTCCGGAGGTTAACTTGGGGATTTTTCCTGCAGCCGGAGGAACTCAGAGGCTTACGAGGCTGGTAGGGATAGGATGGGCTAAGGACATGATAATGACTGGAGATCCTATCGATGCGGAGACCGCCTTTAAAATAGGCTTAGTAACCAGGGTAGTGAAGCCGGAAGACCTGATGGACGAGGCCAAAAAATTGGCCATGAAGCTAGCCGCCAAGGCTCCGATTACTACCAGGGTGGCGAAACAATGTTTAAATAATTCTATCAGTACCGATATTGCTTCCGGACTTGCATTTGAGCAAAAAGCAGTCGCATTTCTTTTCAGCACCGAAGATGCCAAGGAAGGGCTAAATGCTTTTATCGAAAAAAGGAAGGCGAATTTTAAGGGCCGTTAA
- a CDS encoding enoyl-CoA hydratase/isomerase family protein produces MRTVEFTKVKYKKSGCVAEITLDNPKRLNSVDLAMLQELRSMLSACEEDKEVKVIVLSGEGNSFCAGADLQSIMEAGPDDIPFLIKNMARVAGDAAIKIRHIEKPVIASLKGVAAGAGLNLALVSDFRIAADNCRFIQAFVNVGLIPDAGGTFILNRLIGVGKATELIMTGRTITSEEARAMGLLTKVVPLDDLEHETLKLAEDLAKAPGEAIRRMKTLMNRYVFSDFETYVENEVEYQFECAKTQDFLEGVNAFLEKRKPRFVSK; encoded by the coding sequence GTGAGAACAGTGGAATTCACCAAGGTGAAGTATAAGAAATCGGGTTGTGTGGCCGAAATTACCCTGGACAATCCCAAAAGGCTTAATTCGGTGGACCTCGCCATGCTGCAGGAGCTCCGTAGTATGCTAAGTGCATGCGAGGAAGACAAAGAAGTGAAAGTGATAGTGCTTTCTGGCGAAGGCAACTCTTTTTGTGCGGGAGCAGATCTTCAAAGTATAATGGAAGCCGGCCCCGACGATATACCCTTCTTGATCAAGAACATGGCCCGGGTGGCAGGAGACGCTGCTATAAAGATACGACACATTGAAAAGCCGGTAATCGCATCCTTGAAAGGAGTTGCAGCAGGTGCGGGACTTAATTTAGCTTTGGTAAGTGACTTTCGAATTGCCGCTGACAATTGTAGATTTATCCAGGCCTTCGTTAATGTCGGGCTGATTCCAGATGCGGGTGGCACGTTCATTCTTAACCGTTTAATAGGAGTAGGGAAAGCGACGGAGCTCATCATGACTGGAAGAACGATTACTTCTGAGGAAGCTAGGGCGATGGGGCTATTGACTAAAGTTGTACCTCTTGACGACCTGGAACATGAAACCCTGAAATTGGCCGAGGATTTGGCCAAGGCCCCCGGAGAAGCAATCAGAAGGATGAAAACCCTGATGAACCGATATGTCTTTTCAGATTTCGAAACTTACGTGGAAAACGAAGTCGAGTACCAATTTGAATGTGCCAAAACACAAGACTTCCTAGAAGGAGTCAACGCGTTCCTAGAGAAGAGAAAGCCAAGATTTGTGTCCAAGTGA
- a CDS encoding enoyl-CoA hydratase/isomerase family protein, with the protein MYETLKLDVDGAVALVTLNNPSQMNALSHQMLAELSKLLDELENDNSIGVTVFWGGERLFGAGANIKEVSQIEKSYDAFVWSRGIQKVFNRIENSSKATMAAIGGIALGGCLELALACDLRIASRSAKVGLPEINLGVLPGAGGTQRLPRLIGASKAKEMLLIGEPVPAEEAYRLGLVNRVVEDGSLLEESMKMAKQIAAKAPLARAMIKSAVNVGIGLDIEKGLEHEAKCFAILFNTDDLREGTKAFLEKRAADFRGR; encoded by the coding sequence AACTGGATGTCGATGGTGCGGTTGCACTGGTCACGTTAAATAATCCTTCACAGATGAACGCCTTGAGTCATCAGATGCTGGCAGAGTTAAGTAAGTTGTTGGACGAACTCGAGAACGATAACAGTATCGGAGTGACTGTGTTCTGGGGAGGAGAAAGACTATTTGGGGCGGGGGCCAATATCAAGGAGGTCAGCCAAATTGAAAAATCGTATGATGCATTTGTCTGGTCTCGTGGGATTCAGAAAGTATTCAATCGCATCGAAAATAGTTCTAAGGCTACCATGGCTGCAATAGGTGGGATTGCCCTGGGCGGGTGTCTGGAACTGGCTTTGGCATGCGATCTCAGGATCGCATCCAGGAGCGCGAAAGTCGGCCTGCCCGAGATTAACCTTGGCGTATTGCCCGGAGCAGGTGGGACTCAGAGGTTGCCGAGGTTAATCGGAGCATCAAAAGCCAAAGAAATGTTGTTGATAGGGGAGCCCGTCCCGGCCGAAGAGGCGTACCGGTTAGGGCTTGTAAACCGCGTAGTTGAGGATGGCAGCCTCTTAGAGGAATCGATGAAAATGGCGAAGCAGATTGCGGCAAAAGCGCCCTTGGCACGGGCTATGATAAAGAGCGCCGTAAACGTGGGCATAGGTTTAGATATAGAGAAGGGGCTCGAACACGAAGCCAAATGTTTCGCAATCTTGTTTAACACGGATGACCTCCGCGAAGGGACTAAAGCCTTCCTTGAAAAAAGGGCTGCAGACTTTCGCGGCAGGTAA
- a CDS encoding pyrimidine-nucleoside phosphorylase, translating into MNAYDIIKKKRDGGELSKEEIEFLVKGIANGNVPDYQIAAWAMAVYFQGMNERETTDLTLAMAHSGDTVDLSKVQGIPVDKHSTGGVGDKTTLVAVPLTAAAGVPVPKMSGRGLGHTGGTIDKLESIPGFKVEIDVAEFVQQVNRVKAAVISQSGNLVPADKKLYAIRDVTATVDSIPLIASSVMSKKLAAGARGIVLDVKVGKGAFMKDLDQAFQLAQLMVDIGFKAGREVVAVLSDMDQPLGCAVGNALEIEEVVKTLKGEGAPDLTELSVTLASYMLLVGGRVGDFASARELVQKNLTSGAGFEKFREMVIAQGGDARCLDRPQDYFRASLQVSVPSPSDGYVTDIDAEQVGLATMRLGAGRERAGERIDHSVGVVLRRKKGDSVRSGQALAVIHANDPYRLETARAMLAQAYRLDQQPPPKRPLILGVVTQDEVIRYV; encoded by the coding sequence GTGAACGCATACGACATCATCAAGAAAAAGCGGGATGGAGGCGAGCTTTCGAAAGAAGAGATAGAGTTCCTGGTCAAGGGTATAGCCAACGGCAATGTCCCTGATTACCAGATAGCGGCCTGGGCTATGGCGGTGTACTTCCAAGGGATGAACGAGCGCGAAACCACTGACCTTACGCTGGCCATGGCTCACTCCGGAGATACAGTTGACCTGAGTAAAGTGCAAGGGATACCTGTAGATAAACACAGCACCGGCGGGGTAGGGGACAAAACTACTTTGGTGGCAGTGCCTTTGACCGCAGCTGCCGGAGTCCCGGTGCCCAAGATGTCCGGCCGGGGCTTGGGGCACACCGGGGGAACCATCGATAAGCTGGAATCCATACCTGGATTCAAAGTTGAAATAGACGTGGCTGAATTCGTTCAGCAGGTAAACAGGGTAAAGGCTGCGGTAATTTCTCAGTCTGGCAATCTGGTGCCTGCAGATAAAAAGCTTTACGCCATAAGGGATGTAACCGCCACCGTTGACAGCATACCGCTCATAGCTTCCAGCGTTATGAGCAAGAAGCTGGCAGCAGGAGCTCGCGGTATAGTGCTGGATGTAAAGGTGGGGAAAGGGGCATTCATGAAAGACTTGGACCAGGCGTTTCAGCTGGCCCAGCTCATGGTGGATATAGGATTTAAGGCCGGTCGTGAAGTCGTGGCGGTTCTGAGCGACATGGACCAGCCTCTCGGGTGCGCGGTAGGGAATGCCCTGGAGATAGAGGAAGTAGTTAAGACCTTGAAAGGAGAGGGAGCCCCGGATCTTACCGAACTTTCAGTTACCTTGGCCTCTTACATGCTACTGGTAGGGGGAAGGGTTGGGGACTTCGCGTCGGCTCGAGAACTGGTGCAGAAAAACCTGACCAGCGGGGCCGGGTTTGAGAAATTCCGGGAAATGGTTATCGCTCAGGGAGGAGACGCGAGGTGCTTGGACCGGCCTCAAGATTATTTTCGGGCTAGCCTGCAGGTAAGTGTGCCGTCGCCTTCAGACGGATATGTAACTGACATAGATGCTGAGCAGGTGGGCTTGGCAACTATGAGGCTAGGAGCCGGGAGAGAACGGGCCGGAGAACGTATAGACCATTCAGTGGGCGTTGTTTTGCGACGTAAGAAAGGAGACAGTGTGCGCTCCGGGCAGGCTCTGGCTGTAATTCACGCTAACGACCCTTACCGGCTGGAAACCGCGCGGGCAATGCTGGCCCAGGCTTACCGGCTGGACCAGCAGCCGCCGCCAAAACGCCCGTTGATTTTGGGCGTAGTAACCCAAGACGAGGTCATAAGATACGTATGA
- a CDS encoding phosphopentomutase: MARRIFLVVLDSAGIGALPDAAEYGDEGSNTLGNIAAVRGCLKVPNLARLGLSRLVDLPGYDRSTTPAGAYGRMAEKSCGKDTTTGHWELMGIILTRPFPTYPHGFPPEVIEAFEQRIGRQVLGNKPASGTVVIEELGQEHMATGFPIVYTSADSVFQIAAHEEVIPVEQLYEMCRIAREILVGEHAVGRVIARPFVGQPGHFVRTERRHDFSLKPPGPTALDYLAGTGLDVIAVGKINDIFVGQGITASRPTADNREGMAVILELVKEDFKGLAFANLVDFDMKYGHRNDVEGYARALEEFDEFLPRLMDSMKSEDILVITADHGCDPTTASTDHSREYVPVLVYGGGIRAGVDIGTRETFADLGVTVAELLGVKAEGLPGLSFAPLIRR, translated from the coding sequence ATGGCCCGCAGGATATTTCTTGTTGTCTTGGACAGTGCTGGTATAGGTGCTTTGCCTGACGCGGCGGAATACGGGGATGAAGGAAGCAACACCCTGGGGAATATCGCTGCTGTCAGGGGTTGTTTAAAGGTACCGAATCTGGCAAGGCTCGGCTTGAGCCGGTTGGTAGACCTGCCGGGATACGACCGCAGCACTACGCCGGCAGGGGCTTATGGAAGGATGGCCGAGAAATCCTGCGGGAAAGACACTACCACGGGTCATTGGGAACTCATGGGAATAATACTCACGAGGCCTTTTCCTACGTATCCTCATGGCTTTCCGCCTGAAGTAATAGAAGCTTTCGAGCAACGCATAGGGCGGCAGGTACTTGGCAACAAACCGGCTTCAGGCACGGTGGTAATTGAAGAACTGGGCCAAGAACACATGGCGACCGGTTTTCCCATCGTGTACACTTCTGCCGACAGCGTGTTTCAGATAGCAGCCCACGAAGAGGTAATCCCCGTTGAACAACTGTACGAGATGTGCCGTATCGCGAGGGAGATTTTGGTAGGAGAGCATGCAGTGGGGAGGGTTATTGCTCGACCTTTTGTGGGACAACCAGGGCATTTCGTCCGCACCGAACGAAGGCATGACTTTTCTCTGAAACCGCCGGGACCGACGGCGCTGGATTACCTGGCGGGTACCGGGCTGGATGTCATCGCCGTGGGCAAGATCAACGATATTTTCGTCGGGCAAGGTATAACTGCAAGCCGCCCTACAGCCGACAACCGCGAGGGGATGGCAGTCATTCTGGAGTTGGTGAAAGAGGATTTCAAAGGGCTGGCTTTTGCTAACCTGGTTGATTTTGACATGAAGTATGGACACCGGAACGACGTCGAAGGTTATGCCCGGGCTTTAGAGGAGTTCGATGAATTTTTGCCTCGGTTGATGGATAGCATGAAAAGCGAAGACATCCTGGTCATCACGGCCGACCATGGCTGTGACCCCACCACTGCCAGCACCGACCATTCGCGGGAGTACGTTCCGGTTCTTGTTTACGGGGGCGGGATACGTGCTGGTGTGGATATAGGGACCAGGGAAACTTTCGCGGACTTAGGTGTAACCGTTGCTGAGCTTTTAGGGGTAAAGGCAGAAGGGTTACCAGGACTGAGTTTTGCGCCTTTGATAAGGAGGTGA
- a CDS encoding CBS domain-containing protein → MKVKYYMSTDVKTISPDASVIDAFVLMNRNNIRRLPIVENGKLVGIVTLSDLENVPINKPTTLNFFGTSYLLEKTLLRDIMPENREVITVGPDDYLETAAALMREHVIGALPVLENDKIVGIITETDIFDAFTRIMGFGNKDTTRIDMKLVDRPGELARIANIISDLGGNIANIVRIDLPGDDKVHLVLRITCSDPSAVVSRLKESGFEVENVNGKE, encoded by the coding sequence GTGAAAGTCAAGTACTACATGAGCACCGATGTTAAGACCATAAGTCCCGATGCTTCTGTCATCGACGCCTTCGTTCTAATGAACCGGAACAACATTCGCCGGCTTCCAATCGTGGAAAACGGTAAACTGGTAGGAATAGTGACCCTGAGCGACTTAGAGAATGTCCCCATTAACAAGCCTACCACTCTCAACTTCTTCGGGACCAGTTACCTGTTGGAAAAAACTTTGCTGCGGGATATCATGCCCGAGAATCGAGAAGTCATAACGGTTGGCCCGGACGATTACCTGGAGACAGCCGCGGCTTTGATGAGGGAACACGTGATCGGTGCCTTGCCCGTACTGGAAAATGACAAGATAGTGGGCATTATTACTGAGACCGACATTTTCGACGCTTTTACCCGTATCATGGGGTTCGGAAACAAGGACACCACCCGTATCGATATGAAACTGGTCGACCGCCCCGGAGAGCTGGCCCGCATCGCCAACATCATCAGCGATTTAGGTGGCAACATCGCAAACATTGTACGGATCGACTTGCCGGGTGATGATAAAGTGCACCTGGTCTTGCGTATAACCTGCTCTGACCCGTCTGCAGTTGTTTCCAGGCTCAAAGAGTCCGGGTTCGAAGTAGAAAACGTAAACGGCAAGGAGTAG
- the spoIIM gene encoding stage II sporulation protein M produces the protein MIKNLVKQHIVRNAWQYTVISLVFLVGVMLGEINAANLAGGTRNHLIQIIDGFLKGGVTASREGEGYRLFLTAFFNQTRAVGLIWFLGLTVIGVPFILAIIFFKGFSLGFTVGFLVREKAWLGGLISLASVFPQNLLYVPLTVAWAVIGINFSVYLVRGRFSRGLALGQGLVTYTGAMLLFLLILLLGAFIEAFLSPWLLSLVVK, from the coding sequence ATGATCAAAAACCTCGTAAAACAACATATAGTAAGGAATGCATGGCAGTATACGGTTATATCGCTGGTCTTTCTGGTTGGAGTTATGTTGGGGGAGATCAATGCGGCTAACCTGGCAGGGGGTACAAGAAATCACCTCATCCAAATTATAGACGGTTTTCTAAAAGGGGGAGTGACTGCTTCTCGAGAAGGAGAAGGCTACAGGCTTTTTTTGACGGCATTTTTTAACCAGACCAGAGCAGTGGGGCTGATATGGTTTCTGGGGCTAACCGTCATCGGAGTGCCGTTTATCCTGGCTATCATTTTCTTCAAGGGTTTTTCCTTAGGGTTTACAGTGGGATTTCTCGTTAGGGAAAAGGCCTGGCTTGGCGGCCTGATATCGTTGGCCTCTGTCTTTCCCCAAAACCTGCTTTATGTTCCGCTTACTGTTGCCTGGGCTGTCATAGGTATCAATTTCTCTGTTTACTTGGTGCGGGGAAGGTTCAGTCGCGGTTTAGCTTTGGGACAGGGGTTAGTGACTTATACCGGAGCAATGCTTCTGTTCTTGCTCATTCTATTGCTGGGCGCATTCATTGAGGCTTTTCTCTCCCCGTGGTTGCTAAGTCTGGTGGTGAAATAG
- a CDS encoding gamma carbonic anhydrase family protein, whose protein sequence is MLYLFDGKQPEVGKDSYVSETALVIGDVKIGDNCYIGHGAILRGDYGRIEIGTGTAVEEGVIVHVPPQQVGKIGNKVTLGHGAIIHAQEIGDFAVVGMGAVVSIGAKIGAGAIVAEGAVVKMNQVVPEKVVVAGNPAKTVRRIEKKDIDMWSWGKQLYIDLAAKYLRIGMHRLLPDK, encoded by the coding sequence TTGCTGTATTTGTTTGATGGAAAACAGCCTGAAGTAGGGAAAGACAGCTATGTCAGCGAAACTGCCTTAGTAATTGGAGACGTGAAGATAGGAGATAACTGTTATATCGGTCATGGCGCGATTCTCCGCGGCGACTACGGTAGGATTGAAATAGGAACGGGAACGGCAGTCGAAGAAGGGGTTATTGTTCACGTCCCTCCTCAGCAGGTGGGCAAAATCGGGAACAAAGTCACGCTTGGGCATGGGGCTATTATCCATGCCCAAGAAATCGGTGACTTTGCGGTTGTCGGCATGGGAGCAGTTGTTAGCATTGGCGCCAAAATAGGTGCCGGAGCCATAGTGGCAGAAGGAGCTGTCGTTAAGATGAACCAGGTAGTTCCCGAAAAAGTCGTAGTGGCTGGGAATCCAGCCAAAACAGTGCGCAGGATTGAGAAAAAAGACATAGACATGTGGTCCTGGGGAAAACAATTGTATATCGATTTGGCGGCGAAGTACCTCAGGATTGGCATGCACCGTTTGCTGCCTGACAAGTAA